One Nocardioides dongkuii genomic window, GGCGACCGGCTCGAGCGGCCCGGTGACCCGGATGCCGACCATCGCCTGCCGGGCGAAGCCCAGCTCGAGGGGGTCGGTCACGGCCACCACCTGCATGACGCCGCCGTCGATGAGCCGCTGGACGCGCTGGCGCACCGCCGCCTCGGAGAGGCCGACGACCTTGCCGATCGCGGCGTACGAGCGCCGTCCGTCCTGCTGGAGCTGCTCGATGATGGCCTTGGAGACGTCGTCGAGGTGCACCGCACCGCGCTCCCGCTGGGGACTCATGCGCTCATGCTCCCAGGCTCGGCGGACTGGACCAAGCATCGGCGCGCACGCCTTCGCACGAGCGATTTCGTTGCGAACAGGTTTCCGATCGACGGGATCGCTTGTCGCGACCCGCCCCGCGTGGCACGATCCGAGCATTCATGAGGGACGTCCCGAGGGGAGCCGCATGTCGTCCGTGTCGCCCGGACCCCGGTCCGGGGTGTCCCGTCGGACCGTGTTCCGCGGTGTGGGCGCCGTCGCCTTCGCGGGGGCCAGCGTGGGGGCGCTGAAGCTGCCGTTCTTCGCCACCGAGGGCGCCCAGCAGGACCCGGCGTCCTGCCGGGCGGGGGACCTGTCGTCCTCGGAGAAGGAGCTGGTCGTCTCCAACTGGCCGCAGTACATCGACCCCCGCAAGAAGGCGACCTCGACGCTCTCGGTCTTCCAGGAGCGCACCGGCATCAGCGTCGACTACTCCGACGACGTCAACGACAACGCCGAGTTCTACGCCAAGGTCCGCAACCAGATGGGCGACTGCCAGTCCACCGAGCGCGACATGGTGATGCTCACCGACTGGATGGCCGCGCGGATGATCGGCCTCGGGTGGATCCAGCCGCTGGACAAGGCGAAGGTCCCCAACCTGCACGCCAACCTGATCGAGCCGCTGCGGGGGGTGCAGTGGGACCCCGACCTGGAGTTCCACGCTCCCTGGCAGACCGGCCTGACCGGCATCGCCTACAACGCCGCGAAGACCGGCGAGGTGCGCAGCTTCGAGGAGCTGCTGACCCGCCCCGACCTCAAGGGCCGCGTCACGCTGCTCTCCGAGATGCGCGACACCATGGCGTTCATGCTCAGGGTCGAGGGCGCCGACCCCGACCAGTTCTCCTCCGCGGAGTGGGGCCAGGCGATCGACCGGCTCCGGCAGGTCGTCTCCGACGGCCAGGTGCGCGCCTTCACCGGCAACGACTACACCCAGGACCTCGCCGCCGGGAACATCCACGCCTGCGAGGCGTGGTCCGGCGACGTCATCCAGCTCCAGTTCGAGAACCCCGACATCAGGTTCGTGGCGCCCGAGGAGGGGCTGTCGCTCTGGAGCGACAACATGCTGGTGCCGAACCTCGCGACCCACCAGGACAACGCCGAGGCGTGGATCGACTACTACTACGAGCCCGAGGTCGCCGCCAAGCTCGCCGCCTGGGTCAACTACATCTGTCCCGTCCAGGGCGCCCGCGAGGAGATGGAGAAGATCGACCCGTCGCTGGTCGACAACAAGCTGATCTTCCCCGACGACGAGATGCTCGCGACGACGTTCGACTTCATGCCGCTCGACGACCGCCAGAGCATCGAGTACGAAGGAGACTGGGCCAATGTCACAGGTGGCTGAGACGGCGGGCGCACCAGCCGGCGACACGGCGTACGACGGGCTGCGGCTGCGCGGGGTGACCAAGTCCTTCGGCTCGTTCACCGCGGTGGACGACCTCGACCTCGACGTGCCGCGCGGGTCGTTCATCGCGCTGCTCGGCCCGTCGGGCTGCGGCAAGACCACGACGCTGCGGATGGTCGCCGGGCTGGAGACGCCGACGTCGGGCACCATCACGCTGGCCGGCCAGGACATCACCCGGGCCAAGCCGTACCAGCGCCCGGTGAACACCGTCTTCCAGAACTACGCGCTGTTCCCGCACCTCGACATCCACGAGAACATCGCGTTCGGCCTCAAGCGGCGCAAGGTCCGCGACGTCGACGCGCAGGTGCAGCAGATGCTCGAGCTGGTGGAGCTGCAGACGCAGGCGCGGAAGAAGCCGGCGCAGCTCTCCGGTGGCCAGCAGCAGCGGGTCGCGCTGGCCCGGGCGCTGATCAACCGGCCGGAGGTGCTGCTGCTCGACGAGCCGCTCGGCGCGCTCGACCTCAAGCTGCGCCGCGCGATGCAGATCGAGATCAAGCGGATCCAGGTCGAGGTCGGGCTCACCTTCGTGCACGTCACCCACGACCAGGAGGAGGCCATGACCATGGCCGACACCGTCGCGGTGATGAACGCCGGGGTGATCGAGCAGCTCGGCGCCCCGGCCGAGCTGTACGAGAACCCGCGGTCGACGTTCGTGGCGAACTTCCTCGGCCAGTCCAACCTGATCGAGGGCAGCGTCACCGGGCGCGACGCCGACCTCACGACCCTCGACATGCACGGCATCGCGGTCTCGGTGCCGGTGGCCCGCACGCACACCGACGGCGGCAAGGGCTGGATCGGCATCCGGCCGGAGAAGGTGCTGATCGGCGAGGTCGGCGAGGCGCTCGACGCCCCCGGCAACGCGATCCCGGGCGGCGTGGTCAGCGACGTCAGCTTCAACGGCGTCAGCACCCAGTACCTCGTCCGGATGCCGTGGGGCCAGGAACTGCAGGTCTTCCAGCAGAACACCGGCCGGGTCCGGATGTTCCGCACCGGCGAGCAGGTCGAGCTCTCGTGGCGGCCCGAGTACGCCTTCGTCCTCGACATCTCCCAGGACGCGTCGGCGGGGGCGCAGAGGGACGACCACTGATGTCGAGCACGGCGGGCGTCGCCCCGGTCGCGGTCACGGACCCAGACCCGGGCTCCGGACCGGGCTCCGGGCCGGGCGTCGACACCGGCGCCGACCCGGGCTCCGACGGCAGCGGGCGGCGCCGGGGGAGGGTCGGCTACCTGCTGCTGCTCCCGGGCCTGCTGTGGCTGATCGTCTTCTTCGTCATCCCGTTCTACAGCCTGCTGGCGACCAGCCTGTACGACCCCGCCGGGTCGGACTTCCGCGGCTACGACATGACCTACCACTGGGCGAACTACTGGGACGCGATCTCGGAGTTCAAGGTCCCGCTGCTGCGCTCGCTCGGGTACGGCGCGATCGCGACGCTGATCTGCCTGGTGCTCGGCTACGTCCTCGCGTACACGATCGCGTTCAAGGCCGGCCGCTGGAAGAACCTGATGCTGGTGCTGGTGATCGCGCCGTTCTTCACCAGCTTCCTGCTCCGCACGCTGTCGTGGAAGCTGATCCTCGCCGACGACGGGTTCGTGGTGAGCACGCTGCAGTTCCTGCAGCTGCTGGGCGACGACGGGCGGCTGCTCGCGACCCCGGTCGCGGTCGTGGCCGGCCTGACGTACAACTTCCTGCCGTTCATGGTGCTGCCGCTCTTCGCCAGCCTCGACAAGATCGACCCGCGGCTGATCGAGGCGTCCTCCGACCTCTACGCCAACCCGGTCGTCGGGTTCTTCAAGGTCACCTGGCCGCTGTCGCTGCCCGGGGTGGTCTCCGGCACGCTGCTGACCTTCATCCCCGCGGTCGGCGACTACATCAACCAGGTGCTGCTCGGCAGCCCCAACCAGCGGATGATCGGCAGCGTCATCCAGAGCCAGTTCGTGGACGCCAACAACTACCCGTCGGCGGCGGCGCTCTCCATGGTCCTGATGGTCCTGATCGTGGTGATGGTGCTGGTCTACGTCCGCCGGGCCGGGACGGAGGAGCTGCTGTGAGGTGGGTCCGCGAGCACCTGGTGCTCCTGCTCGGGATCGTCGTGCTGGTCTACACGTTCGTGCCGATCTTCATCGTGGTGCTGATGAGCTTCAACGACCCCGCCAGCCGCAACGTCTACCGCTTCGACGGGTTCACCCTCGACAACTGGACCGGGTTCTGCGACGCCGAGGGCATGTGTGCCGCGCTCGGCCGCAGCCTGGCGATCGGCGGGCTCTCCACGCTCGTCGCCACGGTGCTCGGCACGCTGATGGCGTTCGCGCTGGTGCGCCACGACTTCCGCGGCCGCTCCGCGACGAACCTGCTGATCTTCCTGCCGATGGCCGCGCCCGAGATCGTGCTCGGCTCCTCGCTGCTGGCGCTGTTCGTGGCCTCCGGGTTCGCCGGGCAGCTGGGCTTCTGGACGATCCTGATCGCCCACATCATGTTCTGCCTGTCCTTCGTGGTGGT contains:
- a CDS encoding ABC transporter ATP-binding protein, coding for MAETAGAPAGDTAYDGLRLRGVTKSFGSFTAVDDLDLDVPRGSFIALLGPSGCGKTTTLRMVAGLETPTSGTITLAGQDITRAKPYQRPVNTVFQNYALFPHLDIHENIAFGLKRRKVRDVDAQVQQMLELVELQTQARKKPAQLSGGQQQRVALARALINRPEVLLLDEPLGALDLKLRRAMQIEIKRIQVEVGLTFVHVTHDQEEAMTMADTVAVMNAGVIEQLGAPAELYENPRSTFVANFLGQSNLIEGSVTGRDADLTTLDMHGIAVSVPVARTHTDGGKGWIGIRPEKVLIGEVGEALDAPGNAIPGGVVSDVSFNGVSTQYLVRMPWGQELQVFQQNTGRVRMFRTGEQVELSWRPEYAFVLDISQDASAGAQRDDH
- a CDS encoding Lrp/AsnC family transcriptional regulator: MSPQRERGAVHLDDVSKAIIEQLQQDGRRSYAAIGKVVGLSEAAVRQRVQRLIDGGVMQVVAVTDPLELGFARQAMVGIRVTGPLEPVADALAELTEVDYVVITAGSFDLLAEVVAESDEHLLEIISRRIRDIEGVVATETFMYLSLHKQTYSWGVR
- a CDS encoding ABC transporter permease, which translates into the protein MRWVREHLVLLLGIVVLVYTFVPIFIVVLMSFNDPASRNVYRFDGFTLDNWTGFCDAEGMCAALGRSLAIGGLSTLVATVLGTLMAFALVRHDFRGRSATNLLIFLPMAAPEIVLGSSLLALFVASGFAGQLGFWTILIAHIMFCLSFVVVTVRARLAGMDDTLEQAAMDLYATPAQTFWRVTFPLVFPGILGAALLAFSLSFDDFIITNLNAGTTTTFPMYVWGANQRGVPMQVNAVGTLMFVISVSIVVLGELGNRRRRNALT
- a CDS encoding polyamine ABC transporter substrate-binding protein; translated protein: MFRGVGAVAFAGASVGALKLPFFATEGAQQDPASCRAGDLSSSEKELVVSNWPQYIDPRKKATSTLSVFQERTGISVDYSDDVNDNAEFYAKVRNQMGDCQSTERDMVMLTDWMAARMIGLGWIQPLDKAKVPNLHANLIEPLRGVQWDPDLEFHAPWQTGLTGIAYNAAKTGEVRSFEELLTRPDLKGRVTLLSEMRDTMAFMLRVEGADPDQFSSAEWGQAIDRLRQVVSDGQVRAFTGNDYTQDLAAGNIHACEAWSGDVIQLQFENPDIRFVAPEEGLSLWSDNMLVPNLATHQDNAEAWIDYYYEPEVAAKLAAWVNYICPVQGAREEMEKIDPSLVDNKLIFPDDEMLATTFDFMPLDDRQSIEYEGDWANVTGG
- a CDS encoding ABC transporter permease, producing MSSTAGVAPVAVTDPDPGSGPGSGPGVDTGADPGSDGSGRRRGRVGYLLLLPGLLWLIVFFVIPFYSLLATSLYDPAGSDFRGYDMTYHWANYWDAISEFKVPLLRSLGYGAIATLICLVLGYVLAYTIAFKAGRWKNLMLVLVIAPFFTSFLLRTLSWKLILADDGFVVSTLQFLQLLGDDGRLLATPVAVVAGLTYNFLPFMVLPLFASLDKIDPRLIEASSDLYANPVVGFFKVTWPLSLPGVVSGTLLTFIPAVGDYINQVLLGSPNQRMIGSVIQSQFVDANNYPSAAALSMVLMVLIVVMVLVYVRRAGTEELL